In the Paenibacillus sp. FSL R7-0337 genome, GGTATTTTTTATGAGATTTAAAAAGTAATATGTTAAATATAGTTTAAAAAAGGAATAAAAAACCTCTTTAAAAGAATTTTTGTAATTTAAGGGAATTATATTATAGAGTATTTTGATTGGAGGATATATGATATCAGTTCATCAATTATCAAAATCTTTTCAGCAGCCAGTGAAGAATCCTGGACTCCGCGGGGCAATACAACATTTAATAAAAGGGAAATACCAGGAGAAAGTAGTAGTTGATAACATTTCCATGCAGATTGGTCCAGGAGAATCCGTGGCATACATTGGAAAAAATGGAGCGGGGAAATCAACTACAATAAAAATGTTGACCGGAATTATGTTACCTACTTCGGGAACGATAAAAATCAATGGAAAGGATCCGTTTAAACAAAGGAATGAAGTTAGTAAAGAAATGGGAGCTGTATTTGGACAGAGGACCCAACTATGGTGGGATATACCAATTATTGAATCTCTAAACTTGATGAAAGATATTTACGAAATACCTAACACTATTTTTAAAAGAAATCTAGATATGTTTTTTGATTTATTAGGAATCAGTGAATTCTCCCACTTAACTGCAAGAAAGTTATCGTTAGGGCAAAGAATGAGAGCAGATTTAGCTATGTCATTATTACATAACCCGAGTATAGTATATCTTGATGAACCGACCATTGGATTAGATATTACAGCGAAAGAGCAGATTAGAAAAATTATAAAATACATTAACAAGGAATTAGGAACAACAATTCTCTTAACAACGCATGATTTAGATGACATTGATAATATTTGTAACAGATTGATTTTAATTGATAGAGGGAAAATCATCTTTGATGGAAATCTAAATGATGTAAAGGAGAAATATGTAACCGATAGAGTTATACATTTTACTATAGATGAGCCTATCCCTAATTTAGGAGAGATTGTCATCGAGAAAATACCAGGAGCGTTCTTAGAAAATTTAAATACCAATAAGTTTTCTATAAAATTTAACCGCTTTCATATAACGGCGGGAGATATAGTTGCAATTATAATGCAATATTCTAAAGTGCTGGACATTCAAATTGTAGAAGCAAAAATTGAAGATGTAATTAAAAAGGTATATGAGGGAAAACTAATGTTATAAAAAATGGGGTTAATAAAGTCATGATCAAAAAAAAGTATATTTCAATAGCTCGTTGTTCTTTACAACAGACTATCAGTTATCGATTATCGTATTTGACCAGCATTTTTTCACAAATTATTTACATAGTATTTCTATATTATCTTTGGCAGGCTATTTTTAAGGACCGTGCTTATATTGGCAATTATTCTTGGGAAGATATGAAGAAATATATAATCATTTCATATGTAATAGGTACGAACTTTTATACGGAATGGAGAATTGCAAAAAAAATCTTGGATGGAACTATTGCTATGGATTTAACAAAGCCGTTGCAATTTGAAAAGGTTAACTTATCAGAAACAATAGGAACGCTAGTATTTGAGTTAATTGTAAGCTTAAGTGTATCGCTATTAATAATTATAATACTGTTCAAAATTACTATCTCTTTAAGTCTTCTTGGGTGGTTCTTGTTTATTCTAAGTGTAATTAATGCACTTTTTATTAAATTTTGCATTATTTTCATAGCGGCATTGACTGCTTTCTGGACGAATAGTGTTACTGGGGTAACATGGGCTAGAGTTGCAATTACAAATTTGTTTTCAGGAGCATTAATACCTTTGGGAATGTTTCCTGATTGGTTACAAAAAATCGCCTCGTTCCTCCCATTTCAAGGGATTATAAATACACCAGTACAGATTTTTTTGAACAATGTGGAGACTGAAGAAATCATAAAAATGCTTATTATTCAAATATTTTGGGGGGGCAGTTTGTGGATAATTGCCAAAGGAATATTAAAAGTAGGATTGAAAAGGCTTACAATAAATGGTGGATAGGTGCATTGAAATGAAAAAAATGATAAAAGGTTTTAAATTTTATATCAAGTTATTTAATGTGAATGTAAGAATGATGCTAAGCTTTAAAGCCGATTTCTACATTATGATGATTAGCGGGGTATTATCTGAACTACTTGGAATAGTATTCATTTGGGTTTTGTATCAACGGATACCAAACATTAATGGATGGACAATGTGGGAAATACTATTTATGTACGCAATGGTGTTTATTACTTCTGGAATAGTTTCTGTCTTTTTTGAGGGAACATGGAGTGTAGCTTCAACTATTAACCGTGGTGATCTAGACCGGATTTTGCTTAGACCTATACCCCCGCTTGTTCAAATTTTCACTTTAAATATTGGAGCAAACGGGTTAAGCAATCTGTTAGTCGGTACTGTTTTGTTAGTACAAGCTTTAAATAACTCAAATGTTATATGGTCACCTGCCAAAATCCTCCTATTTATAATAATGTTTATTTCAGCAATAGTAATACGGGTATCGGTCAATATTGCTGCTGCAGCAACCACTTTTTGGATGAAGAGCGGCGGAAATCCGATTTTGACTTTAATGATGAATATGCTTGAATTTTCAAAATATCCTGTAACAATTTTTGGGAAAGGAATACAGTTAATCATTGTCATAATTATTCCATTTGCATTTGTCGGTTATTCTCCTGCAGTCTGGGTATTTAAAGACAATTTGATAATGGGAATATTTTCTCCATTGGTTGCGGTCTATTGTCTGATTGCCTCAAATCTTTTTTTTAAAAAAGGGCTCTCACGATATGAAAGTTCTGGAAATTAAAAAAAATCCGGAGGGGAATTATGAAATTTTCAGATGGTATTTGGATGACTAGAGAAGGCTTTAGCATAATTAGTCCATCTCATGTTTTTGAAACGGAAAATAAGCAGAATCAGTTAATGCTTCTTGTTGCTCCACGTAAAATTGATCAGCGTGGAAGTCAAATGGATACACCTATATTTACAGTGAAATTCACATCTCCTTTGGAGGATGTAATATGTGTGAGGATTAGTCACTTTGAAGGCGATAGAATGAATGGACCGAATTTCGAAATAAATAAAAATAGCCAGGTCGAAACCCAGATAAATGATTCCTTAAAAGAGGTGATATTAAAAAGCGGAGAGCTAAGTGTGAGAGTTCAAAAAGAGGGATTGTTTTCTTTTGAGTTTTTCAATAAGGATGAACTATTAACCCGCAGTACACCAAAATCAATAGGATATGTAAATTCCAAAGAATCAACATATCTTAAAGAAGAATTAGATATAGCCGTGGGAGAATGTATCTACGGCTTGGGAGAAAGGTTCACATCATTTGTGAAAAATGGGCAAACGGTTGAAATTTGGAACAATGATGGAGGAACAAATACGGATCAGGCATACAAAAATATTCCTCTGTATTTAACTAACAAGGGGTATGGTGTTCTCGTAAACCATCCTGAAAAGGTATCTTTTGAAGTAGGCTCAGAGAAAGTTTCTAAAGTACAATTTAGCGTTCCGGGTGAATATTTAGAATATTTCATTATCAATGGCCCAAGTCTGAAAAATGTCCTGGAACGATATACCACCTTGACAGGTAAGCCTTCATTGCCGCCGGCCTGGTCTTTCGGTTTATGGCTTTCAACTTCATTTACAACAAATTATGATGAGGACACGGTAAATACATTTATTGATGGTATGAAAGCCCGTGATCTTCCTTTACAGGTATTTCATTTTGATTGTTTTTGGATGAAAAGCATGAATTGGTGTGATTTCGAATGGGATAAAAATGTCTTTCCAGAGCCACAAAATATGCTGAATCGTCTTAAAAACAGAGGATTGAAAATTTCGTTATGGATAAACCCTTACATATCTCAATTTTCAAGGCTGTTTCAAGAGGGAGTAGAGGAAGGATATTTTATAAAAAGGAAAGATGGAAGTGTTTGGAGAACAGATAAATGGCAGCCTGGTATGGCTATTGTTGATTTTACTAATCCAAAGGCTTGCCAGTGGTATTCAAACCATCTGATTACATTACTGGATATGGGCGTTGACTCGTTTAAAACTGATTTCGGAGAACGTATACCGACTGAAGACATAGTCTATTACGACGGGTCTGACACATATAAAATGCATAACTATTATTCATATTTATATAATAAAGTGGTGTTTGAAGTTTTAGAGAATAGGTTAGGGAAAGGGCAGGCTGTTCTCTATGCCCGGACGGCAACTGTAGGCAGCCAGAAATTCCCTATTCATTGGGGCGGAGATTGCTTCTCTACTTTTGAGGCAATGGCCGAAAGTCTTCGAGGAGGGTTATCGCTATCTTTGTCTGGATTTGGATTTTGGAGTCATGATATTGGTGGATTTGGAAGTACCTCTACCGCTGATGTATATAAACGATGGACAGCTTTCGGATTGCTTTCAACACACAGCCGGTTGCATGGAAATCATTCGTATCGGGTTCCATGGATTTTCGATGAAGAGGCAGTTGAAGTGATGCGCTTTTTCACAAATTGGAAGTGTAAATTAATGCCATATTTATATAGAGCAGCAATTGAAACATCGGTATTTGGAGTTCCTCTGTTACGTCCTATGATATTGGAATTTATGGAGGATCCAGCCTGTAATTACCTGGACCAGCAATACATGCTTGGGGATAATCTATTAATTGCTCCCATTATGCGTGAAGACGGTAAAGTTAAATTTTATTTGCCTTATGGAAACTGGACTCATCTCTTTACTGGAGAAAAAATAGCCGGAGGGCGTTGGGTTGAGCAAGAGTATGACTATATGGGCCTGCCTTTGTATGTTCGACCGAATACCATTCTACCCATTGGGAGCAGCGATTGCAGGACTGAATATAACTATGCTGATAAGGTTGAACTGCATGTTTTTGAATTAGAGGAACTGAGTGATATAACTTCAGTAATAAGTACATCAATAAACGAAACTTCGTTAACAATTTCCTTAAAACGTAACTATAACAAAATTGAAATTCATGTGGCATCTAAATATGATACTTGGAGTATTATACTGCGTGAAATTAATAGTTTTAAAGAAATAAAGAATGCACTTTGGGAAAGAACTCCTTTGGGGTTAAGAATAGCTCCTTTAGATCCAAATCATATTATAGAACTAATTATTTAATTATTGCTACACATAAAATTAAGAGAAGGAGCCATTAAAATGAGTAAAGTTAGCATAATCATCCCCACATTTAATAAATCAGATTATTTGGATTTAACATTAGCTTCCTTTTGTAATCAAACATATAAGGATTTTGAAATCATTGTTGTCGATGATGGGAGTACAGACTCAACAAAGGAAGTAGTCAATCATTATAAAGATAAAATAAAGTTAATGTATTTGTTCCATGAAAATCAAGGAAGAGCAATCTCAAGAAATGTTGGGATATTAAATTCAGGCGGGGATTATATTATTTTTAACGATGATGATCGCCTGGTAAGCCCTCAATATATACAAAAACATGTTAATAGTCTTGATTTCGGGAATGAAAAAACAGTTGTTGTCGGA is a window encoding:
- a CDS encoding ATP-binding cassette domain-containing protein encodes the protein MISVHQLSKSFQQPVKNPGLRGAIQHLIKGKYQEKVVVDNISMQIGPGESVAYIGKNGAGKSTTIKMLTGIMLPTSGTIKINGKDPFKQRNEVSKEMGAVFGQRTQLWWDIPIIESLNLMKDIYEIPNTIFKRNLDMFFDLLGISEFSHLTARKLSLGQRMRADLAMSLLHNPSIVYLDEPTIGLDITAKEQIRKIIKYINKELGTTILLTTHDLDDIDNICNRLILIDRGKIIFDGNLNDVKEKYVTDRVIHFTIDEPIPNLGEIVIEKIPGAFLENLNTNKFSIKFNRFHITAGDIVAIIMQYSKVLDIQIVEAKIEDVIKKVYEGKLML
- a CDS encoding ABC-2 family transporter protein, yielding MIKKKYISIARCSLQQTISYRLSYLTSIFSQIIYIVFLYYLWQAIFKDRAYIGNYSWEDMKKYIIISYVIGTNFYTEWRIAKKILDGTIAMDLTKPLQFEKVNLSETIGTLVFELIVSLSVSLLIIIILFKITISLSLLGWFLFILSVINALFIKFCIIFIAALTAFWTNSVTGVTWARVAITNLFSGALIPLGMFPDWLQKIASFLPFQGIINTPVQIFLNNVETEEIIKMLIIQIFWGGSLWIIAKGILKVGLKRLTINGG
- a CDS encoding ABC-2 family transporter protein gives rise to the protein MKKMIKGFKFYIKLFNVNVRMMLSFKADFYIMMISGVLSELLGIVFIWVLYQRIPNINGWTMWEILFMYAMVFITSGIVSVFFEGTWSVASTINRGDLDRILLRPIPPLVQIFTLNIGANGLSNLLVGTVLLVQALNNSNVIWSPAKILLFIIMFISAIVIRVSVNIAAAATTFWMKSGGNPILTLMMNMLEFSKYPVTIFGKGIQLIIVIIIPFAFVGYSPAVWVFKDNLIMGIFSPLVAVYCLIASNLFFKKGLSRYESSGN
- the yicI gene encoding alpha-xylosidase, giving the protein MKFSDGIWMTREGFSIISPSHVFETENKQNQLMLLVAPRKIDQRGSQMDTPIFTVKFTSPLEDVICVRISHFEGDRMNGPNFEINKNSQVETQINDSLKEVILKSGELSVRVQKEGLFSFEFFNKDELLTRSTPKSIGYVNSKESTYLKEELDIAVGECIYGLGERFTSFVKNGQTVEIWNNDGGTNTDQAYKNIPLYLTNKGYGVLVNHPEKVSFEVGSEKVSKVQFSVPGEYLEYFIINGPSLKNVLERYTTLTGKPSLPPAWSFGLWLSTSFTTNYDEDTVNTFIDGMKARDLPLQVFHFDCFWMKSMNWCDFEWDKNVFPEPQNMLNRLKNRGLKISLWINPYISQFSRLFQEGVEEGYFIKRKDGSVWRTDKWQPGMAIVDFTNPKACQWYSNHLITLLDMGVDSFKTDFGERIPTEDIVYYDGSDTYKMHNYYSYLYNKVVFEVLENRLGKGQAVLYARTATVGSQKFPIHWGGDCFSTFEAMAESLRGGLSLSLSGFGFWSHDIGGFGSTSTADVYKRWTAFGLLSTHSRLHGNHSYRVPWIFDEEAVEVMRFFTNWKCKLMPYLYRAAIETSVFGVPLLRPMILEFMEDPACNYLDQQYMLGDNLLIAPIMREDGKVKFYLPYGNWTHLFTGEKIAGGRWVEQEYDYMGLPLYVRPNTILPIGSSDCRTEYNYADKVELHVFELEELSDITSVISTSINETSLTISLKRNYNKIEIHVASKYDTWSIILREINSFKEIKNALWERTPLGLRIAPLDPNHIIELII